The stretch of DNA GCCACTGTTGTTTGTGAACTGAGATTGAGCATGTCAGACCACCGTCTCCCTCTCCAGCCGTAGGGAGGGCTggtgtttcaaaaaaacatgccaGAGTGTCCGTTTCTGGAGTTCACAGGGCCGTTGATCTTGCAGAGTTGATTAACTGGTAGTATCAGACTCCAACAGAGGAGTCATCACCATCGCAGTGACTGGCCGAATGTCATTTCCACAAGTCACGTGGAAAATGgttacattttatttagatttgtacatttattgtaGTGACACAAGAGATGCTGTTTAATCGGTACACCTTAACTCTGTCTGAAGAGATTATGTTATTCAGAATGTCTTAAGATGTCACGTTAAATCAAGTTTTGGTTGCCATGTATCCTCTTGCTCTTTGCAGGAAGAGGGTGTAGACGTGATGAACAGAGAAACCGCTCACGAGCGGTAAGTTGTTTATTCACGCGTTCAGTTGTTGGATGAAGACATTTTCTTGAATTAACACTTGGTTGTTGGGGGGGAAATTGCTGCTGACAAAtccttgttttctgtttttgtacaCAGGGAAGTTCAAGCTGCCATGCAGATGAGCCAGTCCTGGGAGGAGAGCCTTAGCCTGGTAAAAACAACTCTTCATCCAGCTCGTCAGTGTTGTTATGTTCTGTTTCTCTGGATCCTTGAAAGCCACTGCATGTTTTGGCCCTGGGCCGGTGTTGGTCTCTCTTTTTACTGTAGAGTGGACACGTACAAACATGCTAGATTAACGCTTGAAACAAGTGGGAGTTAACAGGGCCACCAGTCTCTCAAGGTCAGGCTGAGTCGGTAGTATAATACTCCAACaatcttgtttttaatgatttgtacaaCTTTCCACTCTGTGCTACTCTGGACCTGCACTGAGAGATGATGAAATGTATGTGGTGATGTTGTTCTTAGAGTGACAATGATTTGGAGAAGTCCGTATCATCATCTCCAAAGCGCATCGACTTTGTGCCTGTGTCGCCTGCCCCGTCCCCGACCAGAGGGATTGGGAAAAAGGTACATCTGACCTCAGTATGTTTACATGCTCACCATAACCCAATTAGGTTGCGACGGTAAAAGTTTAAGCACTTTGACAGTTTGTGGTAACCTGATTTTCCGAATAAACTGCAATCAGATGAATTGAAGTCTCTGTGGTAGCCTGCAGGAAACAATTTATTGGgaacaataaacacaaacttTGTTTCTTCCAGTTTGCTGCAGcctcaacaataaaaaaaaaaaggctattttttttcaaattgcaaaaTTCCTGTGATTGTGGATAGAAATGCTTATAGGCATCTGATTTATactcttatttttcttcttgcatATTGTGCAAAAATGTTTATAGGCGCAAAGACCTCAAACGAGTGTTAAATTACCGGCCTGTCAATTTGTTATATACGTTGTTGAATATACAGATGGAAACATAAATCAATTGTATTAATAATTTGCACctttgctgatgcttttgtcttctgtttcccTTTCTTGTAAGCAGCAgtgtttctctccttcattaCAAATCCTGGTGAGCAGCAATGGCCTGACACCCAGCCCGATCCCCAGCCCAACGCGACGCTTCAGGTGCGGACCAGGGTTTTCAGCATTACCTAAAGTTAACAACTTCATAATCCACCACAGTTActttacttgtttgtttttttttaaatttgatgaaCATCACTGTTTGCTGTAAGCCTACACCAGTACAACAGCTGGACCCAGAGCCGCTCTAATTTCCCTCCAGTGGCATAAAATGGGGTTAACTATGCCAGTCTTGGTAAAGAATAAAAACTATTTAcattgcaattttttaaaacatgcctGAGTAAACAATAGTCTTAtccagatagatagatagatagatgtactttatcGATCCCgaactgggaaattccagtgttacaTTAGCAGGTATTGGGCACACAAACACcataataacattaaaatatacaGATTTGACAACATGCGAGTTCTCTGTTCCTCAGCCGGCGGAGTCAAAGCCCAATCAACTGCATCAGAGCCAGCATTCTTGGGCCAATCAAACGCAAAGGTGAGATTACTAACATGCCATGGATACTAAATTGAGAAAAGCCTAAAGTGCTTTATGAATAATTAACACAAGCAGAGCCACCTGATTAATGCATGAATTGAAGGCATCATGTTCAGGCTAAAGTTTTTTTATAGGCAATACAATGTGATGAAAATGGGTTTTTCCCCTATGCACAGAGTGactccattttatttttgtgacatttaatgTTGCAGAAGACCCTCACTTGACTAgataaagttatttttttacgGGCCCTCTTCAAAACTTAAACCCATGTAAACCTCTTGTGGTTCAACAATTACATTATGATTAAAACATTATTCTAAATGCTTTTCTTGATACTTGGCCTCTGATCATAGTTCACTTGATTAGATTGAATCACATTACTTATTTAATTATTACACTTTAGTATTAGAGCCTGCAGTGGATCAGATGATGGGATCTGTTATTCATACTTTATCTGATTGCGTTAACCACAAAACACTCACGCCCCTTTTTAAGATTAGCATTGTACTGTACGCATCAAGAAAATATTTCTGAATGTCGGGCGCTTTTGATTGTGcaggagagatggagacagagagccaACCCAAGAGACTCTTCCAGGGAACCACCACCATGTTGTCCTCCGACGTCTCCAACCTGTCGGATCTCGGCTCCTGGTAagaccttttttgggggggcagaTCAATAAGTCAAAATCACACT from Scophthalmus maximus strain ysfricsl-2021 chromosome 9, ASM2237912v1, whole genome shotgun sequence encodes:
- the pabir2 gene encoding protein FAM122B — translated: MNHSGDVPQEKMELDLEVPSSVVPSDGHLRRSNSAPMINGLSDNSQVFQREVLRSRRNSTTVVNRPNMVPSSPIRVPSSRLHQIKQEEGVDVMNRETAHEREVQAAMQMSQSWEESLSLSDNDLEKSVSSSPKRIDFVPVSPAPSPTRGIGKKQCFSPSLQILVSSNGLTPSPIPSPTRRFSRRSQSPINCIRASILGPIKRKGEMETESQPKRLFQGTTTMLSSDVSNLSDLGSCHSPDLLDGSLSSVSSSTGSPGKMEGVSPSSSSNSPFASLQDLSPK